The Kitasatospora sp. NBC_00374 genome has a segment encoding these proteins:
- the ligD gene encoding non-homologous end-joining DNA ligase — translation MAGAVELEVDGRAVRLSNPDKVYYPERGYTKLDIANYYLAVAPGVLRGLRDRPTTLQRFPDGVEGEFFYQKRAPKGLPEWLPTARIAFPSGRTADEICPNEPAAVLWAANLGCLTFHPWPVRRSDTEHPDELRIDLDPQPGTDFHDAVAAAQELRGLLEEYGLRGWPKTSGGRGLHVYVPLEPRWTFTDCRHAVIALGRALERRMPGKVTTAWWKEERGERIFVDYNQMARDRTIASPYSLRPRPEATASTPLRWEELGEVKPTDFDLRTVPERFADLGDLHADIEEHAFSLDRVLELYHEQDQGDLPYPPDHPKMPGEPARVQPSRARKES, via the coding sequence ATGGCAGGAGCTGTGGAGCTGGAGGTGGACGGCCGGGCGGTGCGGCTGTCCAACCCGGACAAGGTGTACTACCCGGAGCGGGGCTACACCAAGCTGGACATCGCGAACTACTACCTCGCCGTCGCGCCCGGGGTGCTGCGCGGCCTGCGCGACCGGCCGACCACACTGCAGCGGTTCCCGGACGGCGTCGAGGGCGAGTTCTTCTACCAGAAGCGCGCCCCGAAGGGGCTGCCGGAGTGGCTGCCGACGGCCCGGATCGCCTTCCCGAGCGGCCGGACGGCGGACGAGATCTGCCCGAACGAGCCGGCCGCCGTCCTGTGGGCCGCCAACCTGGGCTGCCTGACCTTCCACCCGTGGCCGGTCCGCCGCAGCGACACCGAGCACCCGGACGAGCTGCGCATCGACCTGGACCCGCAGCCCGGCACCGACTTCCACGACGCCGTCGCCGCCGCCCAGGAGCTGCGCGGTCTGCTGGAGGAGTACGGGCTGCGCGGCTGGCCGAAGACCTCCGGCGGGCGGGGGCTGCACGTGTACGTGCCGCTGGAGCCGCGCTGGACCTTCACCGACTGCCGGCACGCGGTGATCGCGCTCGGCCGGGCGCTGGAGCGGCGGATGCCCGGGAAGGTCACCACGGCGTGGTGGAAGGAGGAGCGCGGCGAGCGGATCTTCGTGGACTACAACCAGATGGCCCGCGACCGCACCATCGCCTCGCCGTACTCACTGCGGCCCCGCCCGGAGGCCACCGCCTCCACCCCGCTGCGCTGGGAGGAGCTGGGCGAGGTGAAGCCGACCGACTTCGACCTGCGGACGGTGCCCGAGCGCTTCGCCGACCTCGGCGACCTGCACGCGGACATCGAGGAGCACGCCTTCTCACTGGACCGGGTGCTGGAGCTGTACCACGAGCAGGACCAGGGCGACCTGCCGTACCCGCCGGACCACCCGAAGATGCCGGGCGAGCCGGCCCGGGTCCAGCCGAGCCGGGCGCGCAAGGAGAGCTGA
- a CDS encoding ATP-dependent DNA ligase encodes MQLPVMPPVSPMLAKSVAEIPPGMQYEAKWDGFRAIVFRDGAEVELGSRTGKPLTRYFPEVVEACLRELPERCVVDGEIVIARDGRLRFEELLERIHPAASRVRTLAERTPASFLAFDLLALGDRALDALPLADRRAALTGALAGAAPPVHLAPATTDLELARTWFTRFEGAGLDGVVAKPLDQPYRPGERTMFKVKHQRTADCVLAGYREHKSGPVVGSLLLGLYDDDGRLQHVGVCASFPMARRRELVEELRELRMDSFAGHPWAAWTDESAQASSRLPGGQSRWTGKKDLSWVPLRPERVCEVAYDHMEGSRFRHTTQFRHWRPDREPRGCTYEQLAEPVSYDLAELLGP; translated from the coding sequence ATGCAGCTACCCGTGATGCCGCCCGTGTCGCCGATGCTCGCCAAGTCGGTCGCCGAGATCCCGCCGGGCATGCAGTACGAGGCCAAATGGGACGGCTTCCGGGCGATCGTCTTCCGCGACGGCGCCGAGGTCGAGCTCGGCAGCCGCACCGGCAAGCCGCTCACCAGGTACTTCCCCGAGGTGGTGGAGGCCTGCCTGCGCGAGCTGCCGGAGCGCTGTGTGGTGGACGGCGAGATCGTGATCGCCCGGGACGGCCGGCTGCGCTTCGAGGAGCTGCTGGAACGCATCCACCCCGCCGCCTCCCGGGTCCGGACGCTGGCCGAGCGCACCCCGGCCTCCTTCCTCGCCTTCGACCTGCTCGCCCTCGGCGACCGGGCCCTCGACGCGCTGCCGCTCGCCGACCGCCGGGCCGCCCTGACCGGGGCGCTGGCCGGCGCCGCCCCGCCGGTGCACCTGGCGCCCGCCACCACCGACCTGGAGCTCGCCCGCACCTGGTTCACCCGGTTCGAGGGCGCCGGGCTGGACGGCGTCGTCGCCAAGCCCCTCGACCAGCCCTACCGGCCGGGCGAGCGGACCATGTTCAAGGTCAAGCACCAGCGCACCGCCGACTGCGTGCTCGCCGGCTACCGCGAGCACAAGAGCGGACCGGTGGTCGGCTCGCTGCTGCTCGGCCTCTACGACGACGACGGCCGGCTCCAGCACGTCGGGGTCTGCGCCTCGTTCCCGATGGCGCGCCGCCGCGAACTCGTCGAGGAGCTGCGGGAACTCCGGATGGACAGCTTCGCCGGCCACCCCTGGGCCGCCTGGACGGACGAGAGCGCCCAGGCCTCGTCCCGGCTGCCCGGCGGACAGAGCCGCTGGACCGGCAAGAAGGATCTCTCCTGGGTACCGCTGCGCCCCGAGCGGGTCTGCGAGGTGGCCTACGACCACATGGAGGGCAGCCGCTTCCGCCACACCACGCAGTTCCGTCACTGGCGCCCCGACCGTGAGCCGCGCGGCTGCACGTACGAGCAGCTGGCCGAGCCGGTCTCGTACGACCTGGCGGAGCTGCTCGGGCCGTGA
- a CDS encoding TetR/AcrR family transcriptional regulator C-terminal domain-containing protein, translating into MGRQGVSRCDQIVAELRQRIDTGELAPGDRVPSTREITRRWGVAMATATKVLNELRQDGLVRAVPGVGTVVAAARPVRAEPTRRKPAPDQALTLDRIVTAAVAVADAEGLAAVSMRRVAAELGVATMSLYRHVADKDELLTRMMDAVCSTWSFPAQPPQDWRARLELAAGILWATFRRHPWLAPAMSLTRPQPLPGAAPFTEWVLASLDGLGLDLSTRFTAHLVLLNYIRGTAVNLESEAEAEALSGLDSEQWMDSQEPALRALLATGRFPGLARITTTGYDFDLDRLFEFGLQRILDGIAALVRAQRP; encoded by the coding sequence GTGGGCCGGCAGGGAGTGTCCCGCTGCGATCAGATCGTCGCCGAGCTGCGACAGCGGATCGACACCGGCGAGCTGGCGCCGGGCGACCGCGTGCCCTCGACCCGGGAGATCACCCGCCGGTGGGGGGTGGCGATGGCCACCGCCACCAAGGTGCTCAACGAACTCCGGCAGGACGGACTGGTCCGCGCGGTACCGGGCGTCGGCACCGTCGTCGCCGCCGCGCGCCCGGTACGCGCCGAGCCGACCCGCCGGAAGCCCGCACCCGACCAGGCCCTCACCCTCGACCGGATCGTCACCGCGGCCGTGGCGGTCGCGGACGCCGAAGGGCTCGCCGCGGTCTCGATGCGCCGGGTCGCCGCCGAACTCGGGGTGGCCACCATGTCGCTGTACCGGCACGTGGCGGACAAGGACGAGCTGCTGACCAGGATGATGGACGCGGTCTGCTCCACCTGGTCGTTCCCCGCGCAGCCGCCGCAGGACTGGCGGGCCCGACTGGAACTCGCCGCCGGCATCCTGTGGGCCACCTTCCGCCGGCACCCGTGGCTGGCACCGGCGATGTCGCTGACCCGGCCTCAGCCGCTGCCCGGCGCGGCGCCCTTCACCGAATGGGTGCTCGCCTCGCTGGACGGTCTCGGCCTGGACCTTTCCACCCGCTTCACCGCCCACCTCGTGCTGCTCAACTACATCCGCGGCACCGCGGTCAACCTGGAGTCGGAGGCCGAGGCCGAGGCACTCAGCGGTCTGGACAGCGAACAGTGGATGGACAGCCAGGAGCCGGCCCTCCGGGCACTCCTGGCCACCGGCCGGTTCCCCGGCCTGGCCCGGATCACCACCACCGGCTACGACTTCGACCTCGACCGGCTCTTCGAGTTCGGCCTGCAGCGCATCCTGGACGGCATCGCCGCGCTCGTCCGGGCGCAGCGGCCCTGA
- a CDS encoding FAD-dependent monooxygenase, whose amino-acid sequence MGNTDILISGAGVAGPALAYWLRRAGFAVTVVERAPAPRPGGQTVDLRGAGRTVIERMGLMDRARAVSVDQRGLVLVDATGRITARMTADSFGGEGIVSEIEILRGDLGRLLYEATADEVEYLFDDTVTALDEDDEGVTVAFEKAAPRRFGLVVGADGLHSAVRALAFGPESESVRPLDVHTAWFTVTGGPDLDGWFQMYNAPGGLVASARPGRAPGEVKAGLSFRAPSVRYDRRDVAAQMDLVTSRFAGVAGWQVPRLLAQMRTSSDFFFDSMGQVRLDRWSRGRAVLLGDAGYCPTPLTGLGTSLALVGAYVLAGELAAADGDHRTALRRYDEAMRPYVGQAQQLPPGGAAGYAPSSALAIRLRAASMRSMNRWPMRNLLAAQFAKAGGIDLPDYRFGADG is encoded by the coding sequence ATGGGGAACACCGACATACTCATCTCCGGCGCCGGCGTCGCAGGCCCGGCGCTGGCGTACTGGCTACGCAGGGCGGGCTTCGCCGTCACCGTCGTCGAGCGCGCACCCGCTCCGCGGCCGGGCGGCCAGACCGTCGACCTGCGCGGAGCCGGCCGTACCGTGATCGAGCGGATGGGCCTGATGGACCGGGCCCGGGCGGTGAGCGTCGACCAGCGCGGCCTGGTGCTGGTCGACGCGACCGGGCGGATCACCGCCCGGATGACCGCGGACAGCTTCGGCGGGGAGGGCATCGTCTCCGAGATCGAGATCCTCCGCGGCGACCTCGGCCGACTCCTGTACGAGGCGACCGCGGACGAGGTCGAGTACCTCTTCGACGACACCGTCACGGCGCTCGACGAGGACGACGAGGGAGTGACCGTCGCCTTCGAGAAGGCCGCCCCGCGCCGCTTCGGCCTGGTCGTGGGTGCGGACGGCCTGCACTCCGCGGTCCGCGCCCTCGCCTTCGGCCCGGAGTCGGAGTCCGTCCGGCCCCTGGACGTCCACACCGCGTGGTTCACCGTCACCGGCGGGCCGGACCTCGACGGCTGGTTCCAGATGTACAACGCGCCCGGAGGGCTGGTCGCCTCGGCCCGGCCCGGCCGCGCCCCCGGCGAGGTCAAGGCCGGCCTGAGCTTCCGTGCGCCGTCCGTCAGGTACGACCGCCGCGACGTCGCCGCGCAGATGGACCTGGTGACGAGCCGCTTCGCGGGCGTCGCCGGCTGGCAGGTCCCACGCCTGCTGGCGCAGATGCGCACTAGCTCCGACTTCTTCTTCGACTCCATGGGGCAGGTGCGACTGGACCGGTGGTCGCGCGGCAGGGCGGTGCTGCTCGGCGACGCGGGCTACTGCCCCACGCCGCTCACCGGGCTGGGCACGAGCCTGGCGCTGGTCGGCGCCTATGTGCTGGCCGGGGAGCTGGCCGCGGCAGACGGCGACCACCGGACCGCCCTCCGCAGGTACGACGAGGCGATGCGCCCGTACGTCGGACAGGCGCAGCAACTGCCGCCCGGCGGCGCCGCGGGGTACGCCCCGTCCAGTGCGCTCGCGATCAGGCTGCGGGCGGCGTCGATGCGTTCGATGAACCGCTGGCCGATGCGGAACCTGCTCGCCGCGCAGTTCGCCAAGGCGGGGGGCATCGACCTTCCCGACTACCGGTTCGGAGCTGACGGTTAG
- a CDS encoding DUF805 domain-containing protein: MDWYLAVLKNYVGFSGRARRKEFWMFALVNAVIAIVLAIVDGVAGTSGLLGGVYALAVLLPAIAVGIRRLHDTGRSGWWLLIALIPLVGPIILLVFNASEGQPADNQYGPNPKLAEAAQV; encoded by the coding sequence GTGGACTGGTACCTCGCAGTACTCAAGAACTACGTCGGATTCAGCGGCCGTGCGCGCCGCAAGGAATTCTGGATGTTCGCCCTCGTCAACGCCGTCATCGCGATCGTCCTGGCGATCGTCGACGGTGTCGCCGGCACCTCCGGCCTGCTCGGCGGCGTCTACGCGCTGGCGGTGCTGCTCCCCGCGATCGCCGTCGGCATCCGCCGCCTGCACGACACCGGCCGCTCCGGCTGGTGGCTGCTCATCGCGCTGATCCCGCTCGTCGGCCCGATCATCCTGCTCGTCTTCAACGCGAGCGAGGGCCAGCCGGCCGACAACCAGTACGGCCCCAACCCGAAGCTCGCGGAAGCGGCTCAGGTCTGA
- a CDS encoding glycoside hydrolase family 38 C-terminal domain-containing protein, whose translation MPVTISAVESTDLFVGSEEAPRQVLRVTLDGPPTPITVTGPGVEGAATGTGVVEVPLTVADPVAGTTRPITVTAGPALAQARLDVAEPGWTMYLVSHFHYDPVWWNTQAAYTSPWELLSGDATTRPLWERNGFALVDIHLDLALRDPVYKFVLAEIDYLKPYFDQHPERRADLRRLLASGQVELVGGTYNEPNTNLTGAETTIRNLVYGIGYQRDILGGDPQTAWQLDVFGHDPQFPGYLADAGLTGSAWARGPFHQWGPIQKNFREAKDDATLMQFPSEFEWLSPSGHGVLTHYMAHHYSAGWWMDSSPDLASAEQAVYELYRKIKPVGATRNLLLPVGTDYTPPNKWVTAVHRSWAAKYVWPRFVCGTPHEFLTAVRAELAATGRRPSPQTRDMNPVYTGKDVSYIDTKQAQRAAEVAAVDAEKLATLAALQGLGRYPDAALDKVWRQLAYGAHHDAITGSESDQVYIDLLSGWREAHDLAAEVRDTALDALVARIDTTGEGTAVVVANTLSFERTALTAVRLPEGAQGARVLADTGAEVPSAVDRGTLWFLAEDVPALGWRSWRLLDAPPAPLWSAADRLTAENGRYLVTADPVRGGALASVRDKAHGRELIRDGQVGNELRVYAEYPQHPDFGEGPWHLVPKGPVTGASATPATVRRETGPLGERLVVTGTVDGIGYEQTVTLWHGVDRVDCRTRVVDYAGADRLLRLRFPVDLPGALPVSEVADAVVGRGFALPDVDAAEAPWTLDNPANTWFGLGSTARISLTDPAGEALGDRALGVAEVVVPDLASAADARDLVVALARVGVTATTGSADRARYGWLDVDSNLPDFRIVLGGPETNAAAREVLERAGAEYAAALAAHGRVWVPADKPLHEVWQPNADLRDLRALPALVVTDPAGLAEDLADSVVHAVCPGRLPASEQLTDHTVALLTYGLPGFAVDPTGALHLSLMRSCTGWPSGVWIDPPQRTLPDGSSFQLQHWTHEFCYSLVSGDGDWRALTLPAQGQEFNHPLLPRLAPARPGTLPATRAWLRVEPAREVLLGTLKPTGNPIAHGSAAVADPAAGVTLRLVESTGLGRTASLSGALRLTAPHRADLLERPVTALGEGIELAGSEVTTVTARPDRARSDGPPLGPTAEAAQPVHARYWLHNRGPAPMGYLPVSVGVSPGLLRTGGEPVALSAVLASHLLDAEVEGTADVLAPEGWAVSVRRRPYRLAASGQLRFPVTLTPPAGVEPGLYFAAVRIGYGGQQVEDVATVAVGELPALLPAPGDIPEDWTAAQGTKSAAARETGLSVTATAASVRIRPGGRASLRLVLTNRTRGEIRGELQVVAPWGIWETVAAPVRGFSVAAGTEQTVTFDLAAPPDAEPGAYWALTKVMWFGRCQYSPTVELVVAP comes from the coding sequence GTGCCGGTCACCATCAGCGCAGTCGAGAGCACCGACCTGTTCGTGGGGTCCGAGGAGGCACCCCGTCAGGTGCTCCGGGTGACCCTCGACGGCCCGCCCACCCCGATCACCGTCACCGGGCCGGGAGTCGAGGGGGCGGCGACCGGTACGGGGGTGGTCGAGGTGCCCCTCACCGTCGCCGACCCGGTGGCCGGCACCACGCGCCCGATCACCGTCACGGCCGGCCCGGCCCTGGCGCAGGCCCGGCTCGACGTGGCCGAGCCCGGCTGGACGATGTACCTGGTCTCGCACTTCCACTACGACCCGGTCTGGTGGAACACCCAGGCCGCGTACACCTCCCCCTGGGAACTGCTCTCCGGTGACGCCACCACCCGGCCGCTGTGGGAGCGCAACGGCTTCGCCCTGGTCGACATCCACCTCGACCTGGCGCTGCGCGACCCGGTCTACAAGTTCGTGCTGGCCGAGATCGACTACCTCAAGCCGTACTTCGACCAGCACCCCGAACGCCGGGCCGACCTGCGCCGGCTGCTGGCGAGCGGCCAGGTCGAGCTGGTCGGCGGCACCTACAACGAGCCCAACACCAACCTCACCGGCGCCGAGACCACCATCCGCAACCTGGTCTACGGCATCGGCTACCAGCGCGACATCCTCGGCGGCGACCCGCAGACCGCCTGGCAGCTCGACGTGTTCGGCCACGACCCGCAGTTCCCCGGCTACCTGGCCGACGCGGGCCTCACCGGCAGCGCCTGGGCCCGCGGCCCGTTCCACCAGTGGGGGCCGATCCAGAAGAACTTCCGCGAGGCCAAGGACGACGCGACCCTGATGCAGTTCCCCAGCGAGTTCGAGTGGCTGTCGCCCTCGGGTCACGGGGTGCTGACGCACTACATGGCGCACCACTACTCGGCCGGCTGGTGGATGGACTCCTCGCCCGACCTCGCCTCCGCCGAGCAGGCCGTCTACGAGCTCTACCGCAAGATCAAGCCGGTCGGCGCCACCAGGAACCTGCTGCTGCCGGTCGGCACCGACTACACCCCGCCGAACAAGTGGGTCACCGCCGTCCACCGCTCCTGGGCCGCCAAGTACGTGTGGCCGCGGTTCGTCTGCGGCACCCCGCACGAGTTCCTCACCGCCGTCCGCGCCGAACTGGCCGCCACCGGGCGTCGCCCGAGCCCGCAGACCCGCGACATGAACCCGGTCTACACCGGCAAGGACGTCTCCTACATCGACACCAAGCAGGCCCAACGGGCCGCCGAGGTCGCCGCGGTGGACGCCGAGAAGCTCGCCACCCTGGCCGCCCTGCAGGGCCTGGGCCGCTACCCGGACGCGGCCCTCGACAAGGTCTGGCGCCAACTCGCCTACGGCGCCCACCACGACGCGATCACCGGCTCCGAGTCCGACCAGGTCTACATCGACCTGCTCAGCGGCTGGCGCGAGGCGCACGACCTGGCCGCCGAGGTCCGCGACACCGCCCTGGACGCGCTGGTCGCCCGGATCGACACCACCGGCGAGGGCACCGCCGTCGTCGTCGCCAACACGCTCTCCTTCGAGCGGACGGCCCTGACCGCCGTCCGCCTGCCGGAGGGCGCGCAGGGCGCCCGGGTGCTGGCAGACACCGGCGCCGAGGTGCCCAGCGCCGTCGACCGCGGCACCCTGTGGTTCCTCGCCGAGGACGTCCCGGCCCTCGGCTGGCGCAGCTGGCGGCTGCTCGACGCGCCGCCCGCGCCGCTGTGGTCCGCCGCCGACAGGCTCACCGCCGAGAACGGCCGCTACCTGGTCACCGCCGACCCGGTCCGCGGCGGCGCCCTGGCCTCCGTCCGGGACAAGGCGCACGGACGCGAGCTGATCCGGGACGGCCAGGTCGGCAACGAGCTGCGGGTGTACGCGGAGTACCCGCAGCACCCCGACTTCGGCGAGGGCCCGTGGCACCTCGTCCCCAAGGGCCCGGTCACCGGTGCCTCGGCGACACCCGCGACCGTCCGCCGCGAGACCGGTCCGCTCGGCGAGCGCCTGGTGGTCACCGGCACGGTCGACGGCATCGGGTACGAGCAGACGGTGACCCTCTGGCACGGCGTCGACCGCGTCGACTGCCGGACCAGGGTGGTGGACTACGCCGGCGCCGACCGCCTGCTGCGGCTGCGGTTCCCGGTCGACCTGCCCGGCGCACTGCCCGTCAGCGAGGTGGCCGACGCCGTGGTCGGGCGCGGCTTCGCGCTGCCCGACGTGGACGCCGCCGAGGCGCCGTGGACACTCGACAACCCCGCAAACACCTGGTTCGGCCTCGGCTCCACCGCCCGGATCTCGCTCACCGACCCGGCCGGCGAGGCGCTCGGCGACCGGGCCCTGGGCGTCGCCGAGGTGGTCGTGCCCGACCTGGCCTCGGCCGCCGACGCCCGCGACCTGGTGGTGGCCCTGGCCCGGGTCGGGGTGACCGCGACCACCGGCAGCGCCGACCGGGCCCGCTACGGCTGGCTGGACGTCGACTCCAACCTGCCGGACTTCCGGATCGTGCTCGGCGGCCCGGAGACCAACGCCGCGGCCCGCGAGGTACTGGAGCGGGCCGGCGCGGAGTACGCGGCGGCGCTGGCCGCGCACGGCCGGGTCTGGGTCCCCGCCGACAAGCCCCTGCACGAGGTCTGGCAGCCCAACGCCGACCTGCGCGACCTGCGGGCCCTGCCCGCCCTGGTGGTCACCGACCCGGCGGGGCTCGCCGAGGACCTCGCCGACTCCGTGGTGCACGCCGTCTGCCCGGGGCGGCTGCCCGCCTCCGAGCAGCTCACCGACCACACCGTCGCCCTGCTCACCTACGGCCTGCCCGGCTTCGCGGTGGACCCGACCGGCGCCCTGCACCTGTCGCTGATGCGCTCCTGCACCGGCTGGCCCTCCGGGGTCTGGATCGACCCGCCGCAGCGCACCCTGCCGGACGGATCCTCCTTCCAACTCCAGCACTGGACCCATGAGTTCTGCTACTCGCTGGTGTCCGGGGACGGCGACTGGCGGGCCCTGACCCTCCCGGCCCAGGGCCAGGAGTTCAACCACCCGCTGCTCCCGCGCCTGGCCCCCGCCCGCCCGGGGACCCTGCCCGCCACCCGCGCCTGGCTGCGGGTCGAGCCGGCCCGGGAGGTGCTGCTGGGCACCCTCAAGCCGACCGGAAACCCGATCGCGCACGGCTCCGCCGCCGTCGCCGACCCAGCCGCCGGGGTCACCCTGCGGCTGGTCGAGTCGACCGGTCTCGGCCGCACCGCCAGCCTCAGCGGCGCGCTGCGGCTGACCGCGCCGCACCGCGCCGACCTGCTGGAGCGGCCCGTCACCGCACTCGGCGAGGGCATCGAGCTGGCCGGCTCCGAGGTCACCACCGTGACGGCCCGCCCCGACCGGGCCCGTTCGGACGGGCCACCGCTCGGACCGACCGCCGAGGCCGCCCAGCCCGTGCACGCCCGCTACTGGCTGCACAACCGCGGCCCCGCGCCGATGGGCTACCTCCCGGTGTCGGTCGGCGTCTCCCCCGGACTGCTGCGGACCGGCGGCGAGCCGGTCGCGCTGTCCGCGGTCCTCGCCTCGCACCTGCTGGACGCCGAGGTCGAGGGCACCGCCGACGTCCTGGCGCCGGAAGGCTGGGCGGTGAGCGTGCGCCGCCGCCCGTACCGGCTGGCGGCGTCAGGGCAGCTGCGGTTCCCGGTCACCCTCACGCCGCCCGCCGGGGTCGAGCCCGGGCTGTACTTCGCCGCGGTGCGGATCGGGTACGGCGGGCAGCAGGTCGAGGACGTGGCCACCGTCGCGGTCGGGGAGCTCCCCGCGCTGCTCCCGGCGCCCGGTGACATCCCCGAGGACTGGACCGCCGCACAGGGCACCAAGTCCGCCGCCGCGCGGGAGACCGGACTGTCGGTGACGGCCACGGCCGCGTCGGTACGGATCCGGCCCGGCGGCCGGGCCTCGCTGCGCCTGGTGCTCACCAACCGCACCCGGGGCGAGATCCGGGGCGAACTCCAGGTGGTCGCGCCCTGGGGGATCTGGGAGACCGTCGCCGCCCCGGTCCGCGGCTTCAGTGTGGCCGCCGGGACCGAACAGACCGTCACCTTCGACCTGGCGGCCCCGCCGGACGCCGAACCCGGCGCGTACTGGGCGCTCACCAAGGTGATGTGGTTCGGCCGCTGCCAGTACTCGCCGACCGTCGAACTGGTGGTGGCGCCGTGA
- a CDS encoding glycosyl hydrolase, which translates to MTTQHPGTDRLRFGADYVPSSGWLSSWLDFSADTARRDFEDLAGLGLDHVRVFPIWPWIQPNRSLIRRQGIDDLLELIDIAAEFDLDVAVDLLQGHLSSFDFLPSWVLTWHQRSVFTDELVRSGLRAYVDQVCRAAATRENVFAVTLGNEVDHLRPADPTGAATTATWAAELLAAARTAAPRLLGLYSLHDAAWYAGGHPFHPTDAGGLGDLTTVHSRVFDAVPAPGRPPGPATTSHADYLVELAAAGSADPLRPVWLQEVGAPRPEVPAAEAAASARRMIDQVAPNPALWGVTWWCSHDTDRRQADLADREYDRGLFTVDHRRKPLAAQLAAAIGELRGPRTSAGDRPALVCDVDLHSRPERRAEVAPGSAFHTEWVRLRQAGPLAVVPAHRADDDAYLAARRIGTVLART; encoded by the coding sequence GTGACGACGCAGCACCCGGGCACCGACCGGCTCCGGTTCGGCGCCGACTACGTGCCCTCCTCGGGCTGGCTCTCCAGCTGGCTGGACTTCTCCGCGGACACCGCGCGCCGCGACTTCGAGGACCTGGCCGGCCTCGGCCTGGACCACGTCCGGGTCTTCCCGATCTGGCCCTGGATCCAGCCGAACCGCTCCCTGATCCGCCGCCAGGGCATCGACGACCTGCTCGAACTCATCGACATCGCAGCCGAGTTCGACCTGGACGTGGCGGTCGACCTGCTCCAGGGCCACCTCTCCAGCTTCGACTTCCTGCCGTCCTGGGTACTCACCTGGCACCAGCGCAGCGTCTTCACCGACGAACTCGTCCGCTCCGGGCTGAGAGCCTACGTGGACCAGGTCTGCCGGGCCGCCGCCACCCGGGAGAACGTCTTCGCGGTCACCCTCGGCAACGAGGTCGACCACCTCCGGCCCGCCGACCCGACCGGCGCCGCCACCACCGCCACCTGGGCGGCCGAGCTGCTGGCCGCCGCCCGGACGGCCGCCCCCCGCCTGCTCGGCCTCTACTCCCTGCACGACGCGGCCTGGTACGCGGGCGGCCACCCCTTCCACCCCACCGACGCCGGCGGCCTGGGCGACCTGACCACCGTCCACTCCCGGGTGTTCGACGCCGTCCCCGCGCCGGGCCGCCCGCCCGGCCCGGCCACCACCTCGCACGCCGACTACCTGGTGGAACTCGCCGCGGCCGGCTCGGCCGACCCGCTGCGCCCGGTGTGGCTGCAGGAGGTCGGCGCGCCCCGGCCGGAAGTACCCGCGGCGGAGGCGGCCGCCTCCGCCCGTCGGATGATCGACCAGGTCGCGCCCAATCCCGCGCTCTGGGGCGTCACCTGGTGGTGCTCGCACGACACCGACCGCCGGCAGGCCGACCTCGCCGACCGGGAGTACGACCGCGGCCTGTTCACCGTCGACCACCGGCGCAAGCCGCTGGCCGCCCAACTCGCCGCCGCCATCGGGGAACTGCGCGGCCCGCGGACGTCCGCCGGAGACCGTCCCGCGCTGGTCTGCGACGTCGACCTGCACTCCCGGCCCGAACGCCGGGCCGAGGTCGCCCCCGGCAGCGCCTTCCACACCGAGTGGGTACGGCTGCGCCAGGCCGGCCCGCTCGCCGTCGTCCCCGCGCACCGCGCCGACGACGACGCCTACCTGGCCGCCCGGCGGATCGGCACCGTGCTCGCCCGCACCTGA